A genomic segment from [Flavobacterium] thermophilum encodes:
- a CDS encoding Flagellar protein (FlbD), translated as MISLTKLNGKRFVLNALYIEQIEAFPDTTVTLTNGKKFVVRETVEQVAALASEFYRQIGAFRLPEAGGLDRERE; from the coding sequence ATGATTTCGTTAACGAAGCTCAACGGCAAACGGTTTGTGCTCAATGCGTTGTACATCGAACAAATTGAAGCGTTTCCTGATACGACCGTGACGCTGACGAACGGAAAAAAATTCGTCGTGCGCGAGACGGTCGAACAAGTCGCGGCGTTGGCGAGCGAATTTTACCGGCAAATTGGCGCGTTTCGCTTGCCAGAAGCAGGAGGATTGGACCGTGAAAGGGAATAA
- a CDS encoding flagellar basal body-associated protein FliL — translation MKGNKAIKTMIIVLAVIALAGTAALVAVMKMGHAEKQGAPSADELAERSIDIPEMTTNLADGRYIKISFKIQTDSDKGKEEAEKRDFQIKDAIIEQLSEMKAADFKGKEGLTALKERLKREINGLMQEGRVENVYITSFILQ, via the coding sequence GTGAAAGGGAATAAAGCAATCAAAACGATGATCATTGTGCTGGCGGTCATCGCTTTGGCTGGAACGGCGGCGCTTGTCGCGGTGATGAAGATGGGGCATGCGGAAAAACAAGGGGCGCCAAGCGCTGACGAACTGGCGGAACGATCGATCGACATTCCGGAAATGACAACGAATTTGGCGGACGGCCGTTATATTAAAATCTCCTTTAAAATTCAAACCGACAGCGACAAAGGAAAAGAAGAAGCGGAGAAGCGTGATTTCCAGATTAAGGATGCAATCATCGAACAGCTCTCGGAAATGAAAGCGGCCGACTTTAAAGGAAAAGAAGGGCTGACGGCGCTGAAAGAGCGGCTGAAGCGCGAGATCAACGGATTGATGCAAGAAGGGAGAGTGGAGAACGTCTACATTACCTCTTTTATCCTCCAGTAG
- the fliM gene encoding Flagellar motor switch protein FliM, whose translation MTAGEVLSQSEIDALLAALSAGEMSAEELKKEEEGRRVKMYDFRRALRFSKDQIRSLTRIHENFARLLTTFFSAQLRTYVQISVASADQIPYEEFVRSIPKMTIINVFEVPPLDGHVLLEINPNIAYAMLDRVMGGRGAGMDKVEHLTEIETRIMSNLFDKAFAYWRDAWESVAEMDPLFVDFEVNPQFLRMIAPNDTVVVISLNTQIGEARGMMNVCIPHVVLEPIMPRLSVHYWMQAQKKERSPEEAGRIEQGIRAAQLPIVAELGTAAVTVGEFLQLEVGDVIQLGQSIHDPLVIKIGHIPKFIGQPGKRNKKLAVQILAMIEGDEAGHDE comes from the coding sequence ATGACGGCCGGGGAAGTATTGTCGCAAAGCGAAATTGACGCGTTGCTCGCTGCGCTTTCTGCAGGGGAGATGAGCGCGGAGGAGCTGAAAAAAGAGGAGGAAGGCCGACGCGTCAAAATGTATGATTTCCGGCGGGCGCTCCGGTTTTCCAAAGACCAGATTCGCAGTTTGACGCGCATTCATGAAAACTTCGCCCGTCTGCTGACAACGTTTTTTTCCGCCCAGTTGCGCACGTATGTGCAAATCTCGGTCGCGTCGGCCGACCAGATTCCGTACGAAGAGTTCGTCCGCTCGATTCCAAAAATGACGATCATTAACGTCTTTGAAGTGCCGCCGCTCGACGGGCATGTGCTGCTGGAAATCAATCCGAATATCGCCTATGCCATGCTCGATCGGGTGATGGGCGGCCGCGGCGCCGGCATGGACAAAGTGGAGCACCTCACGGAAATTGAGACACGCATCATGTCCAACTTGTTCGACAAGGCGTTTGCCTATTGGCGCGATGCGTGGGAGTCGGTGGCGGAAATGGATCCGCTGTTTGTCGACTTTGAGGTCAACCCGCAGTTTTTGCGCATGATCGCGCCGAACGATACGGTCGTTGTCATTTCGCTCAACACGCAAATCGGCGAGGCGCGCGGCATGATGAACGTTTGCATTCCGCACGTCGTTTTGGAGCCGATTATGCCGCGGCTGTCGGTGCATTACTGGATGCAGGCGCAAAAAAAAGAGCGTTCCCCCGAGGAAGCGGGACGAATTGAGCAAGGCATCCGCGCGGCTCAACTGCCGATTGTCGCCGAACTTGGCACAGCGGCTGTTACCGTCGGCGAATTTTTGCAGCTCGAGGTCGGAGATGTCATCCAGCTCGGGCAGTCGATCCATGATCCGCTTGTCATCAAAATCGGCCATATTCCGAAATTTATCGGTCAACCGGGGAAACGGAACAAAAAGCTGGCGGTGCAAATTTTAGCGATGATCGAGGGGGACGAAGCAGGACATGATGAATGA
- the fliN gene encoding Flagellar motor switch protein FliN, translating into MNDGMLSQDEIDALLRGMDSRDRAPALHDIFTPLEQDALGEIGNISFGSSATALSMLLNQKVEITTPNVSVIERTRVADEFPQPYVAIQVNYTEGLLGTNLLVIEQRDAAIIADLMLGGDGTAPDSALGEIQLSAVQEAMNQMMGSAATSMSTVFGKRVDISPPTIHLLDLAEGKGMEYLPDEDFLIKVSFRLKIGTLINSNIMQLLPVDFAKELVTYLLGAAAGGEENRPELPAGAPLSVEPEPQPAYAYAEAGAPSSPAANRFPEAPAERLDEGKSAAGRHIQAADFAEFDAPPLAATEARNLELLFDVPLQVTVELGRTKRSVQEILQLSTGSIIELDKLAGEPVDVFVNNKLIAKGEVVVIDENFGVRITDIVSQSDRLKRLK; encoded by the coding sequence ATGAATGACGGAATGTTGTCGCAAGATGAAATCGATGCCCTGTTGCGCGGAATGGACAGCCGTGACCGCGCACCGGCGCTTCACGATATTTTCACCCCGCTCGAGCAGGACGCTCTAGGGGAGATTGGCAATATTTCCTTTGGCAGCTCAGCGACGGCGCTGTCCATGTTATTGAACCAAAAAGTCGAGATTACGACACCGAACGTCTCGGTGATCGAGCGGACGCGTGTCGCGGATGAGTTCCCGCAGCCGTATGTCGCCATTCAAGTCAATTACACGGAAGGGCTTCTCGGGACCAACTTGCTGGTCATTGAGCAGCGGGACGCCGCCATTATCGCCGATTTGATGCTTGGCGGCGACGGAACGGCGCCCGACAGCGCGCTTGGGGAAATTCAGCTGAGCGCCGTGCAGGAAGCCATGAACCAAATGATGGGGTCAGCGGCGACGTCGATGTCGACCGTCTTTGGCAAGCGGGTTGATATTTCCCCGCCGACGATCCATCTTCTTGATTTGGCGGAAGGAAAAGGGATGGAATATTTGCCGGATGAAGACTTTTTGATTAAAGTGTCGTTCCGGCTGAAAATCGGCACGTTAATTAATTCGAACATCATGCAGCTGCTGCCCGTTGATTTTGCCAAAGAACTGGTCACCTATTTGCTTGGTGCGGCGGCAGGGGGGGAGGAAAACCGGCCTGAGCTGCCGGCCGGGGCGCCGCTGTCCGTGGAGCCGGAGCCGCAGCCCGCCTACGCCTATGCGGAGGCCGGCGCCCCTTCTTCCCCGGCGGCGAACCGTTTCCCGGAGGCGCCGGCTGAGCGCCTGGATGAAGGCAAAAGCGCAGCTGGACGGCATATTCAAGCAGCTGATTTTGCTGAGTTTGACGCCCCACCGCTTGCCGCGACGGAGGCGCGCAATTTGGAGCTGCTGTTTGATGTGCCGCTGCAAGTGACGGTTGAACTGGGACGGACGAAACGCTCGGTGCAAGAGATTTTGCAATTGTCCACCGGGTCGATCATCGAACTTGATAAGCTGGCCGGCGAGCCGGTCGACGTTTTTGTCAACAATAAGCTGATCGCCAAAGGCGAGGTGGTCGTGATCGATGAAAACTTCGGCGTGCGCATCACCGACATTGTCAGCCAAAGCGATCGGTTAAAACGGCTAAAATAA
- the cheY_1 gene encoding Chemotaxis protein CheY translates to MARVLVVDDAAFMRMMIKDILTKNGHEVVAEAADGRQAVEKYKETRPDIVTMDITMPEMDGITALKEIKKIDSNAKVIMCSAMGQQAMVIDAIQAGAKDFVVKPFQADRVIEAINKTIG, encoded by the coding sequence ATGGCAAGAGTGCTTGTTGTCGACGATGCTGCGTTTATGCGGATGATGATTAAAGACATTTTGACGAAGAATGGGCATGAGGTCGTCGCTGAAGCGGCGGACGGGAGACAGGCGGTCGAAAAATACAAGGAGACGCGCCCCGACATTGTGACGATGGATATTACGATGCCGGAGATGGATGGGATTACGGCGCTTAAAGAAATAAAAAAAATCGATAGCAACGCCAAAGTGATCATGTGTTCGGCGATGGGGCAGCAGGCGATGGTCATTGACGCCATTCAAGCCGGGGCGAAAGATTTCGTTGTCAAGCCGTTCCAGGCGGACCGCGTCATTGAAGCGATTAACAAAACGATCGGCTAG
- a CDS encoding flagella biosynthesis protein FliZ: MLMAIRRWAVGLLAAAILFGAPPASAAQSPTVADCLQHPDACGPSAPAGQQTKPTANQPADAVSASDVLRLIGATAFVLVLLYALLKWLSRRHSPVFGSKGLIENLGGTSVGANRSVQLIKVGNRLLVIGVGDSIQLLREISNEDEINELLAQHNERLERMASFHPFGSRLREYWTAKVKRGSGPAPSFSSLFAEEMSRMADRRNEWLKRLKEKGTAGDE; the protein is encoded by the coding sequence ATGTTGATGGCCATACGGCGATGGGCAGTGGGATTGCTGGCGGCAGCCATCTTGTTTGGGGCGCCGCCGGCGTCGGCTGCCCAAAGCCCGACGGTCGCCGATTGCCTGCAGCATCCGGATGCGTGCGGGCCGTCAGCGCCGGCCGGGCAACAGACAAAACCGACAGCGAATCAACCGGCTGATGCGGTGTCTGCTTCCGATGTGCTCCGGCTCATCGGGGCGACCGCCTTTGTCCTCGTTCTTCTTTACGCTCTGTTAAAATGGCTTTCCCGCCGCCATTCGCCTGTTTTCGGGTCAAAGGGTCTCATTGAGAATCTCGGTGGAACGAGCGTCGGGGCAAACCGCTCTGTTCAGCTCATCAAAGTCGGCAACCGGCTGCTCGTCATCGGCGTTGGCGATTCGATCCAGCTGCTGCGGGAAATCAGCAATGAAGACGAAATAAACGAACTGCTGGCGCAGCATAATGAGCGGCTCGAACGGATGGCCAGCTTCCACCCGTTTGGGTCCCGCCTTCGTGAATATTGGACAGCGAAAGTGAAACGGGGAAGCGGTCCGGCTCCGTCCTTTTCCTCACTGTTTGCCGAGGAAATGAGCCGAATGGCCGACAGGCGGAATGAGTGGCTGAAGCGGTTGAAAGAGAAAGGAACGGCTGGCGATGAATGA
- the fliP gene encoding Flagellar biosynthetic protein fliP precursor, which produces MNDFVHMFNSMAPEHVSTSVKLLLLLTILSIAPGILIMMTCFTRIVIVLSFVRTSLGTQQMPPNQVLIGLALFLTFFIMAPTWKEIHDQALEPLFAEKIDLDEAYERAAVPLKQFMSQHTRQQDLALFLSYSGAGQPKTVNDIPLTALVPAFAISELKTAFQMGFMIFIPFLVIDMIVASVLMSMGMMMLPPVMISLPFKILLFVLVDGWHLVVKSLLQSFQ; this is translated from the coding sequence ATGAATGACTTTGTCCATATGTTTAACTCGATGGCGCCCGAGCATGTCTCGACATCGGTGAAACTGCTTTTGCTTCTTACCATTTTGTCGATTGCTCCCGGCATTTTAATTATGATGACTTGTTTTACGCGCATCGTCATCGTTTTGTCGTTCGTGCGCACGTCGCTTGGCACGCAGCAAATGCCGCCCAACCAAGTGTTGATCGGGCTGGCGCTGTTTTTGACGTTTTTCATCATGGCGCCAACATGGAAAGAGATTCACGATCAGGCGCTTGAGCCGCTGTTTGCCGAAAAAATTGATTTGGATGAGGCGTACGAACGCGCCGCTGTTCCGCTCAAGCAGTTTATGAGCCAACATACGAGACAGCAAGATTTGGCCTTGTTTTTATCATACAGCGGCGCCGGGCAGCCGAAAACGGTCAACGACATTCCGCTTACCGCGCTCGTCCCGGCGTTTGCGATCAGCGAGCTGAAAACCGCGTTTCAAATGGGCTTTATGATTTTTATTCCGTTTTTAGTCATCGACATGATCGTTGCCAGCGTCTTGATGTCGATGGGAATGATGATGCTGCCGCCGGTGATGATTTCGCTGCCGTTTAAAATTTTGCTATTTGTTCTTGTCGACGGCTGGCATTTGGTCGTCAAATCGTTGCTGCAAAGCTTTCAATAA
- the fliQ gene encoding Flagellar biosynthetic protein FliQ → MSADFIIRLAEQGVYIVLIVCGPLLLLSLVVGLVVSIFQAATQIQEQTLAFVPKIVAVLLGLVLFGPWMLSKMVSYAHDIFNNLASFIG, encoded by the coding sequence ATGAGTGCCGATTTTATCATCCGCCTTGCCGAACAAGGCGTCTACATCGTGTTGATCGTTTGCGGCCCGTTGCTGCTGCTGTCGCTTGTTGTCGGGCTCGTTGTCAGCATTTTTCAGGCTGCGACCCAAATTCAAGAGCAGACGCTCGCGTTTGTCCCGAAAATCGTTGCTGTCCTGCTCGGGCTCGTCTTGTTCGGGCCGTGGATGCTCTCGAAAATGGTGTCGTACGCCCATGATATTTTCAACAATTTGGCTTCCTTTATAGGCTGA
- the fliR gene encoding Flagellar biosynthetic protein fliR, translating to MEQLWTHFPAFLLIFARTASFFAAMPLFSYRTVPASYKIGMAFFFSWLMFLAGPQPSLPLNDVYVLLVVKEALVGLALGLIAAIVMAAVQVAGGLIDFQIGFAIANVIDPQTGVQSPLLGQYLHSLALLLLLMLDGHHLLLDGLFYSYHWLPLDRWPHIADGRAAEYAVRTFAAMFAAAVQMAAPLVGSLFLVDVALGLIARAVPQMNIFAVGFSLKTAAAFLLLFAAIGGILLSARELFQLMFASLREFMRLLGGA from the coding sequence ATGGAACAATTATGGACTCACTTTCCGGCGTTTTTGCTTATTTTCGCCCGCACCGCTTCGTTTTTTGCGGCCATGCCGCTCTTTTCGTACCGGACGGTGCCGGCTTCGTACAAGATTGGAATGGCGTTTTTTTTCAGCTGGCTTATGTTTTTGGCAGGGCCGCAGCCGTCGCTTCCATTGAATGATGTGTATGTATTGCTCGTCGTCAAAGAGGCGCTCGTCGGGCTGGCGCTCGGCTTGATCGCGGCCATCGTCATGGCGGCTGTGCAAGTCGCCGGCGGCTTGATCGATTTTCAAATCGGGTTTGCCATCGCCAACGTCATCGATCCGCAAACCGGGGTGCAAAGCCCGTTGCTCGGGCAGTATCTTCACTCGCTGGCGCTTTTGCTGCTGCTTATGCTTGACGGGCATCATTTGCTGCTTGACGGCTTGTTTTACAGCTATCACTGGCTGCCGCTTGACCGGTGGCCGCACATTGCCGACGGGCGGGCGGCTGAGTATGCGGTGCGCACGTTCGCGGCGATGTTTGCCGCCGCTGTGCAAATGGCTGCCCCGCTTGTCGGATCGCTCTTTTTGGTCGATGTGGCGCTCGGCCTCATCGCCCGCGCCGTGCCGCAAATGAATATTTTTGCTGTCGGGTTTTCCCTGAAGACGGCGGCGGCGTTTTTGCTCCTGTTTGCAGCGATCGGCGGAATTTTGCTTTCCGCCCGTGAACTGTTTCAGCTCATGTTTGCGTCGCTGCGCGAGTTTATGCGGTTGTTGGGAGGCGCGTAA
- the flhB_2 gene encoding Flagellar biosynthetic protein flhB, whose translation MGRWRLDLQFFAGEKTEKATPRKRQEVREKGQVAKSGDAVAAAVLLATFLTLSLAGEYERDGLLRLFARALSDYASVPLTIDSLHLLFLDWLRHAALLLAPFFAAAVLAAGLANFLQVGVLFTAEPLKIDGNRLNPVQGIKRLFSLRAIVELLKSVLKAGIIGAVVFMLLLGGWDELTALAARPPAAMLAIVGALTVKMGLYAAAALLFLALFDYLYQRFEFERNIRMSKQDIKDEFKKTEGDPLIKSRIKQRQREMAMRRMMQEVPNADVVITNPTHYAVALKYEDGKMEAPVVVAKGADYVALKIKEIAKANGVVTVENRPLAQALYRQTDVGDMIPETFFKAVAEILAYVYRLKRKG comes from the coding sequence ATGGGCCGCTGGCGGCTTGATTTGCAATTTTTTGCGGGAGAAAAAACGGAAAAGGCGACGCCGCGCAAACGGCAAGAAGTACGGGAAAAAGGGCAGGTGGCGAAAAGCGGTGACGCAGTTGCCGCCGCCGTCTTGCTTGCAACGTTTCTCACCTTGTCTTTGGCGGGGGAGTACGAACGCGATGGCTTGCTGCGCCTGTTCGCCCGCGCGCTGTCCGATTATGCGTCCGTTCCGTTGACGATCGATTCGCTTCACCTGCTGTTTCTTGACTGGCTCCGCCATGCGGCGCTCCTTTTGGCTCCGTTTTTTGCCGCTGCCGTGCTGGCGGCCGGGCTGGCCAACTTTTTGCAAGTCGGTGTCTTGTTTACCGCAGAGCCGCTCAAAATCGACGGAAACCGCCTCAACCCGGTGCAAGGAATAAAACGGCTTTTTTCGCTGCGCGCCATTGTCGAGCTGTTAAAATCTGTGTTAAAAGCTGGAATCATCGGTGCGGTCGTGTTTATGCTCTTGCTCGGGGGATGGGACGAGCTCACGGCGCTTGCGGCCAGGCCGCCGGCCGCCATGCTTGCCATTGTCGGCGCGCTGACGGTGAAAATGGGGCTGTATGCTGCGGCCGCGCTCTTATTTTTAGCGTTGTTTGATTATTTGTACCAGCGGTTTGAGTTTGAACGAAACATCCGCATGTCGAAGCAAGACATTAAAGATGAATTCAAAAAGACGGAAGGCGACCCGCTCATTAAATCGCGCATTAAGCAAAGACAGCGGGAGATGGCGATGAGGCGGATGATGCAGGAGGTGCCGAATGCCGATGTTGTCATCACCAATCCCACCCATTATGCGGTAGCGCTGAAGTATGAAGATGGAAAAATGGAGGCGCCGGTTGTCGTGGCGAAAGGGGCTGACTATGTGGCGTTGAAAATAAAGGAAATTGCCAAGGCGAACGGCGTCGTGACGGTTGAAAATCGTCCGTTGGCGCAGGCGCTTTACCGGCAGACGGACGTCGGCGACATGATTCCAGAGACGTTTTTTAAGGCAGTGGCGGAAATTTTGGCGTACGTCTACCGGCTCAAACGAAAAGGGTAA
- the flhA gene encoding Flagellar biosynthesis protein flhA: MQAQLKDLSVLIMVVLIVAMLVIPLPTWLLSVLIIINISLALLVLLTAMNTKEPLQFSVFPSLLLVLTLFRLGLNVSTTRSILSKGEAGGVVETFGTFVVGGDVVVGFVVFLILVIIQFIVITKGAERVSEVAARFTLDAMPGKQMSIDADLNAGMISEQEARERREKIAQEADFYGAMDGASKFVKGDAIAGIIIVIINMLFGMVIGVVEQGMDMAEAAKRYTLLTVGDGIVSQIPALLISTATGIIVTRAASDSNLSGDIMRQLFAFPKMLYVTAGTIFLLGLFTPINDALTMSIAGLLAFGGYRFVEQQKQGEAAAVQPDEEIAAADELKSPESVIQLLHVDPIEFEFGYALIPLADAAQGGDLLDRIVMIRRQLALELGIVVPVVRIRDNIQLQPNEYRVKIKGEEVARGELLLDHYLAMSPGIDDGSVEGIDTVEPAFGLPAKWISEAAKDRAEMLGYTVVDPPSVVSTHLTEVLKAHAHELLGRQETKQLIDHLKESYPVLVDDVTPNPLSVGDVQKVLAKLLKEKVSIRNLPLIFEALADFARLTSDTDLLTEYVRQALARQITKQYAVPGEPLRVITLSGKAEKTIADAVQQTEHGRYLALDPARAQALVEAVAAALDRHPFAGQTPILLCSPAVRMYVRQLTERHFPSIPVLSYNELEADVEVQSVGMVEIE; this comes from the coding sequence ATGCAAGCGCAGCTCAAAGATTTATCCGTGTTAATTATGGTTGTGCTCATCGTCGCCATGCTCGTCATTCCATTGCCGACATGGCTGCTGAGCGTTTTGATCATCATCAACATTTCCCTCGCCTTGCTCGTTTTGCTGACGGCGATGAACACGAAAGAGCCGCTTCAGTTTTCCGTTTTTCCGTCATTGCTGTTAGTGCTGACGTTGTTCCGGCTCGGGTTGAATGTCTCGACAACCCGTTCGATCTTAAGCAAGGGGGAAGCGGGCGGCGTCGTTGAGACGTTTGGGACGTTCGTCGTCGGCGGCGATGTCGTCGTCGGGTTTGTCGTGTTTTTGATTTTGGTCATTATTCAGTTCATTGTGATCACAAAAGGGGCGGAGCGTGTCTCGGAAGTGGCGGCCCGCTTTACGCTCGATGCGATGCCGGGCAAACAGATGAGCATTGACGCTGATTTGAACGCCGGCATGATCTCGGAGCAGGAAGCGCGCGAGCGGCGGGAAAAAATCGCCCAAGAGGCCGATTTTTACGGTGCGATGGACGGAGCAAGCAAATTTGTAAAAGGCGACGCCATCGCCGGCATTATTATCGTGATCATCAATATGCTGTTTGGCATGGTGATCGGCGTTGTTGAGCAAGGAATGGACATGGCGGAGGCGGCGAAGCGCTATACGTTGTTGACGGTCGGCGACGGAATCGTCAGCCAGATTCCGGCGCTGTTAATTTCGACCGCGACCGGCATCATCGTCACGCGTGCGGCGTCTGACAGCAATTTAAGCGGCGACATTATGCGTCAGTTATTTGCGTTTCCGAAAATGTTGTACGTCACGGCGGGAACGATTTTCCTGCTCGGCTTGTTTACCCCGATCAACGATGCGTTGACAATGTCGATCGCCGGGCTGCTGGCATTTGGCGGCTACCGATTTGTCGAGCAGCAAAAACAGGGGGAAGCGGCTGCCGTCCAGCCGGATGAAGAAATAGCGGCGGCTGACGAATTAAAAAGTCCGGAGAGCGTGATTCAACTATTGCATGTCGACCCGATCGAGTTCGAGTTCGGTTACGCGCTTATTCCGCTTGCGGATGCCGCCCAAGGCGGCGACCTGCTTGACCGGATCGTCATGATCCGCCGTCAGCTCGCGCTTGAGCTCGGCATCGTCGTTCCGGTTGTGCGCATCCGCGACAACATCCAGCTTCAGCCGAACGAATACCGAGTGAAAATTAAAGGCGAAGAGGTGGCGCGCGGCGAGCTGCTGCTTGACCATTATTTGGCGATGAGCCCCGGGATTGATGACGGATCGGTCGAAGGGATTGACACGGTTGAACCGGCGTTTGGCCTGCCGGCGAAGTGGATCTCCGAGGCGGCCAAAGACCGCGCGGAAATGCTCGGCTATACGGTCGTCGATCCGCCGTCGGTCGTCTCGACACACTTAACGGAGGTGCTGAAAGCCCATGCCCACGAACTGCTTGGGCGCCAGGAAACAAAACAGCTGATCGATCATTTAAAAGAATCGTATCCGGTGCTTGTCGACGATGTGACGCCGAATCCGTTGTCTGTCGGCGACGTGCAAAAAGTGCTCGCCAAGCTATTGAAAGAGAAAGTGTCGATCCGCAACTTGCCGCTCATTTTTGAGGCGCTTGCCGATTTTGCCCGCCTGACCAGCGACACCGATTTGTTGACGGAATACGTCCGCCAGGCGCTGGCGCGGCAAATCACGAAGCAGTACGCCGTGCCGGGCGAACCGCTGCGTGTCATTACGCTTTCGGGCAAGGCGGAAAAAACGATTGCCGATGCGGTGCAGCAAACAGAGCACGGACGCTATTTGGCGCTTGATCCGGCGCGGGCGCAGGCGCTTGTCGAGGCGGTGGCGGCGGCGCTCGACCGCCACCCGTTCGCCGGCCAAACGCCGATCTTGCTCTGTTCTCCGGCGGTGCGCATGTATGTCCGGCAGCTGACGGAGCGCCATTTTCCGTCAATCCCGGTGCTGTCGTACAACGAGCTCGAAGCTGACGTCGAAGTTCAAAGCGTGGGGATGGTGGAAATCGAATGA
- the flhF gene encoding Flagella-associated GTP-binding protein, with translation MKVKKFVAPSMNEAMKMVRAELGRDAVILHSKEIQTGGLFGLFAKKKIEVLAGIDPDPLPRRASEAKAPASSRPAGREEADGLLAAELREVKALVRQMAGRTSSLLYPPPLMDAERRLLQQGLADGYIRQVMDRLLERWYADKKERSAAAVAGWAKEAVRDLLSPLPFAETAGTKKYRLLLGPTGVGKTTTLAKMAGRAVLEHEKKVGFITTDTYRIAAIDQLKTYAHILQAPLEVCYNADDFRAAKQRLADCDVVFIDTAGRNFRNPHYVAELQQTIEFDSETETFLVFAATGKYNDMKTIYDRFSVLPIDRLIVTKLDETDTYGAVVNFLLESRVGVAYLTNGQNVPDDMVEASADRFVHLLFGADRW, from the coding sequence ATGAAAGTGAAAAAATTTGTCGCCCCGTCGATGAACGAAGCGATGAAAATGGTTCGAGCCGAGCTCGGCCGCGATGCCGTCATTTTGCACTCGAAGGAGATTCAAACGGGCGGACTGTTCGGCTTGTTTGCCAAAAAGAAGATTGAGGTGCTGGCCGGCATCGATCCCGATCCACTGCCGCGCCGCGCGTCAGAGGCGAAGGCCCCCGCTTCTTCACGGCCGGCGGGGCGGGAGGAAGCGGACGGTTTGTTGGCCGCCGAGCTTCGGGAAGTGAAAGCGCTCGTCCGTCAAATGGCCGGCCGGACGTCGTCGCTGTTGTACCCGCCGCCGCTTATGGATGCGGAGCGGCGGCTGCTGCAGCAAGGCCTCGCCGATGGCTACATCCGCCAAGTGATGGACCGCCTGCTTGAGCGATGGTATGCGGACAAAAAAGAGAGATCCGCTGCTGCAGTTGCCGGCTGGGCGAAAGAAGCGGTGCGTGATCTTCTTTCGCCGCTCCCGTTCGCTGAAACGGCAGGAACGAAAAAATATCGCCTGCTGCTTGGCCCGACCGGAGTTGGAAAAACGACGACGCTTGCCAAAATGGCGGGGCGCGCGGTGCTTGAACATGAAAAAAAAGTCGGATTTATCACGACCGATACGTACCGGATCGCCGCGATCGACCAGTTGAAGACATATGCGCACATTTTGCAGGCTCCGCTCGAGGTGTGCTACAACGCCGATGACTTTCGGGCGGCTAAGCAGCGCCTGGCCGATTGCGACGTTGTGTTCATTGATACGGCCGGCCGCAATTTCCGCAACCCGCACTATGTTGCCGAGCTCCAGCAAACGATCGAATTTGACAGCGAGACGGAAACGTTTCTCGTGTTCGCCGCCACCGGAAAATACAATGATATGAAAACCATTTATGATCGCTTTTCCGTCCTCCCGATTGACCGGCTGATCGTGACGAAGCTTGATGAGACCGATACGTACGGCGCGGTCGTCAATTTTCTGCTCGAGAGCCGGGTTGGCGTTGCCTATTTAACGAATGGGCAAAACGTGCCGGACGATATGGTGGAAGCGTCAGCCGACCGGTTTGTCCATCTGTTGTTTGGAGCGGATCGATGGTGA